Proteins encoded within one genomic window of Spiroplasma sabaudiense Ar-1343:
- a CDS encoding energy-coupling factor transporter transmembrane component T family protein, with amino-acid sequence MRMVFGRYMAYNSVIHRMDPRLKLFMILSMIIALFFPVGFTGFSFLIVLIMTIFTMSKLKYSMLLKLLRPIIFMFLVVFIFNIFISIPKMNEANIQIPWTNLGGGFSYGLFWDYGYTLRIWNIYISEYVIYSSIMLSLRIFLMITCTTILTGTTQPLELTLAIEDLLWPLSIIGVPVFIFSTIISIALRMIPTLIDEAGRIMKAQASRGIDIKNGHFKDKVKGMTSLIIPLLVSSFQKAEDLAFAMDSRGYDPHAKRTRYRQIKFQVVDLFIFLFGIGVVAFVIAYNFSPVLNQFYIPRIDGILYKNPSRW; translated from the coding sequence ATGAGAATGGTCTTTGGAAGATATATGGCTTACAATTCGGTAATTCACCGCATGGATCCACGATTAAAATTATTTATGATTTTGTCGATGATAATTGCGTTGTTTTTTCCGGTTGGATTTACTGGATTTTCCTTTCTAATTGTCCTAATAATGACAATTTTTACAATGTCAAAACTAAAGTATTCAATGCTATTAAAATTGCTTCGTCCCATAATTTTTATGTTTCTTGTGGTTTTTATTTTTAATATTTTTATTTCAATACCGAAAATGAACGAGGCAAATATTCAAATTCCTTGAACCAATCTTGGCGGCGGCTTTAGTTATGGTTTGTTTTGAGATTACGGTTACACTTTAAGGATTTGAAACATTTATATTAGTGAGTACGTAATTTATAGTTCAATAATGTTATCATTGAGAATTTTTTTAATGATAACATGTACAACAATTTTAACAGGGACCACCCAACCATTAGAGCTAACTTTAGCAATCGAAGACCTTTTATGACCATTAAGTATAATTGGTGTTCCTGTTTTTATTTTTTCAACAATTATTTCAATTGCTTTAAGAATGATTCCAACTCTAATTGATGAGGCCGGAAGAATTATGAAGGCTCAAGCATCAAGAGGAATTGACATCAAAAATGGTCATTTTAAAGATAAAGTAAAGGGGATGACATCGCTAATTATTCCATTGCTGGTTTCTTCTTTTCAAAAAGCAGAAGACTTGGCATTTGCAATGGATTCACGAGGTTATGACCCCCATGCGAAAAGAACACGTTATCGTCAAATTAAGTTTCAAGTAGTAGATCTTTTTATTTTCTTATTTGGAATCGGCGTAGTTGCCTTTGTAATTGCTTATAATTTTTCACCAGTTTTAAACCAATTTTATATCCCAAGAATAGATGGTATCCTTTATAAAAACCCAAGTCGATGGTAA
- a CDS encoding energy-coupling factor transporter ATPase, which yields MKDIYLNNNDLNDFKLKLNEYNDRLAHAGQEYVEMKFKISNGESEKSEKLIYIEKHRIAKKEYNEIAKTPIFKDNFLRAKVNFQKYSKNDPKYQEALEIYVEAKRLLKNSKLAIRERGVSGELSKLSNVALELKDLTFSYKSNSPIVVNKVSVKVNQGEYVAIIGHNGSGKSTLSKLIIGVLTPISGSMSIFGNHVTRNNLNIVRKFLGIVFQNPDNQFIGSTVKDDIAFGLENRRIDPKLMQEKIETAAKKVRMENFLDHEPLMLSGGQKQRVAIASALALSPDIIIFDEATSMLDPKGKREVKEIMVELKNTREKTIFSITHDMDEILNADKVMVMNNGKLVKFGSPEEILEDRNFLRSIHLDIPFIAQVEESLEELGIKVSHSDNLDELVGKIWKK from the coding sequence ATGAAAGATATCTATTTGAACAATAATGATTTAAATGATTTTAAATTAAAACTAAATGAATATAACGATAGACTTGCTCACGCCGGACAAGAATATGTAGAAATGAAGTTCAAAATTTCAAATGGTGAATCTGAAAAATCAGAAAAATTAATTTATATTGAGAAACACCGAATTGCCAAAAAAGAATATAATGAAATCGCTAAAACACCAATTTTTAAGGATAATTTCTTAAGAGCAAAGGTTAATTTTCAAAAATATTCAAAAAACGACCCCAAATATCAAGAAGCTCTTGAAATTTATGTTGAAGCAAAACGCTTATTAAAAAATTCCAAGTTAGCAATAAGGGAACGCGGAGTTTCAGGAGAACTTTCAAAACTAAGTAATGTTGCCCTGGAATTAAAAGACTTAACTTTTTCTTATAAAAGTAATTCTCCGATTGTGGTAAATAAAGTTAGTGTTAAAGTTAACCAGGGAGAATATGTTGCAATAATTGGCCATAACGGAAGCGGGAAGTCGACTTTAAGTAAGTTAATCATCGGAGTTTTGACCCCAATCAGCGGGTCAATGAGCATTTTTGGCAATCATGTGACTAGAAACAATCTGAATATTGTCAGAAAGTTCTTAGGAATTGTATTTCAAAACCCTGATAACCAGTTTATTGGCTCTACTGTAAAAGACGATATTGCCTTTGGTTTAGAAAACCGCCGAATTGACCCAAAGCTAATGCAAGAAAAAATCGAAACGGCGGCAAAAAAAGTTCGCATGGAGAATTTCTTGGACCATGAACCTTTAATGTTATCTGGGGGCCAAAAACAACGCGTCGCTATTGCATCGGCTTTGGCTTTATCACCAGATATCATTATTTTTGATGAAGCAACCAGTATGTTAGATCCCAAGGGTAAACGCGAAGTTAAAGAAATAATGGTTGAACTTAAAAATACAAGAGAAAAAACAATATTTTCAATCACTCATGACATGGATGAGATTTTAAACGCAGACAAAGTAATGGTAATGAATAATGGAAAACTAGTAAAATTTGGGAGTCCCGAAGAAATTCTAGAAGATCGAAATTTCTTGCGTTCTATTCATCTTGATATACCATTTATTGCTCAGGTTGAAGAATCTCTAGAAGAGCTTGGAATTAAAGTGTCGCACTCTGATAATCTGGACGAATTGGTGGGTAAAATATGGAAAAAATAA
- the rplM gene encoding 50S ribosomal protein L13 yields the protein MRQTTLIKTADIAKKWYIVDAQDAIVGRLATQVAMVLRGKNKPNFTPHINNGDHVIIINADKVKFTGKKETDKNYYRHSMYPGGLRRRNVATQRELQPIKIVEHAVRLMLPKNVQGSNQYRALHVYAGSEHPHQAQQPEVLVINTNRIGENK from the coding sequence ATGAGACAAACAACACTAATCAAAACAGCAGATATTGCCAAAAAATGATATATTGTAGACGCTCAAGACGCAATTGTAGGTAGATTAGCTACCCAAGTTGCAATGGTTTTGAGAGGTAAAAATAAACCAAATTTTACCCCCCATATTAATAACGGAGATCACGTAATTATTATCAATGCTGATAAAGTTAAATTTACTGGTAAAAAAGAGACAGATAAAAATTACTACCGCCATTCAATGTACCCAGGGGGATTACGTCGTAGAAACGTAGCCACTCAACGTGAACTACAACCAATTAAAATTGTGGAACACGCAGTTCGTTTAATGTTACCAAAAAATGTTCAAGGTTCAAACCAATACCGTGCATTACACGTCTATGCTGGAAGTGAGCATCCACATCAAGCTCAACAACCAGAAGTTCTTGTAATCAATACAAATAGAATTGGAGAAAATAAATAA
- the rpsI gene encoding 30S ribosomal protein S9 translates to MAIKKSDAVMYRGTGRRKSSVAQVILTPGSGEIIVNGKKALEFFPYATLVQDMEQPLEATGTKKDFDIKIKVNGGGFTGQAGAARLGIARALLEASVDYKPQLRGLGLLTRDARVKLRKQYGLYGARRAPQYSKR, encoded by the coding sequence ATGGCGATTAAAAAATCAGATGCAGTTATGTATCGTGGAACTGGAAGAAGAAAATCTTCAGTTGCTCAAGTTATTTTGACTCCCGGTAGTGGCGAAATTATTGTTAATGGTAAAAAAGCCCTTGAGTTTTTCCCATATGCAACACTAGTTCAAGATATGGAACAACCTTTAGAGGCAACAGGAACCAAAAAAGACTTTGATATTAAAATAAAAGTTAATGGTGGTGGCTTTACTGGTCAAGCAGGAGCTGCTCGACTAGGTATTGCACGAGCTTTGTTAGAGGCAAGTGTTGATTATAAACCACAACTAAGAGGTCTTGGATTGTTAACAAGAGATGCTAGAGTTAAACTTCGTAAACAGTATGGATTGTACGGAGCACGTCGTGCCCCACAATACTCAAAACGTTAA
- a CDS encoding energy-coupling factor transporter ATPase translates to MEKIKTKNKEDKIARKQEKAQEKIIQKQYQKEFKLLNKTKANNYNFNGDIDFQNVSYTYGKKTPFEFKALDGTEIKIKKDIITAIIGTTGSGKSTLIQLTNGLLISETGRVIVGDYPILANTKKIREVKKLRREIGLVFQFPEYQLFQSTIEMDISFGPINLVGKSQTADAIKDVPRLLELVSLPPDYLKRSPFDLSGGQKRRVAIAGIIAMNGQTLVLDEPTGGLDPQGEEDFIKLFNKLNKEQGKRIILVTHNMDHVLKIADEVVVMHQGKVIKIGTPFEIFGDQELLDLIEIDPPKIYQLVHKLKNKGLDLTNKPIRSIKDFASEFKAAVKK, encoded by the coding sequence ATGGAAAAAATAAAAACTAAGAACAAAGAAGACAAGATTGCTAGAAAACAGGAAAAAGCTCAAGAAAAGATCATTCAAAAGCAATATCAAAAAGAGTTTAAATTATTAAACAAAACTAAGGCAAATAATTATAACTTTAATGGAGATATCGACTTTCAAAATGTATCATATACTTATGGGAAAAAAACTCCTTTTGAATTTAAAGCTTTGGATGGAACAGAAATTAAAATTAAAAAAGATATTATAACTGCTATTATTGGAACAACTGGAAGTGGAAAATCAACCCTCATTCAATTAACAAACGGGTTACTTATAAGTGAAACCGGAAGAGTAATTGTTGGTGATTATCCAATTTTAGCAAATACTAAAAAAATTCGCGAAGTTAAAAAATTACGCCGTGAAATTGGATTGGTATTTCAATTTCCAGAATATCAACTTTTTCAATCAACAATTGAGATGGATATTTCATTTGGACCAATAAACTTGGTAGGAAAATCTCAAACAGCTGATGCCATCAAAGATGTACCAAGATTATTGGAGCTAGTAAGTTTACCCCCGGATTATTTAAAAAGAAGCCCCTTTGATCTTTCTGGTGGTCAAAAACGAAGAGTAGCAATCGCTGGAATTATCGCCATGAATGGTCAAACATTGGTTTTGGATGAGCCAACCGGAGGCTTAGACCCTCAAGGGGAAGAGGATTTTATTAAATTATTTAATAAACTTAATAAGGAGCAAGGTAAGAGAATAATTTTGGTAACGCATAATATGGACCATGTATTAAAAATTGCTGATGAAGTCGTTGTAATGCATCAGGGAAAAGTTATTAAAATAGGAACACCATTTGAAATTTTTGGAGATCAAGAACTTTTGGATTTAATCGAAATCGACCCTCCCAAAATTTATCAATTAGTTCACAAATTAAAAAATAAAGGATTGGATTTAACAAATAAACCAATTCGATCAATAAAAGATTTTGCAAGTGAGTTTAAAGCAGCAGTTAAGAAATAG
- a CDS encoding AAA family ATPase, whose product MSTKNQFSQLENILGIKKIIIIEGNTDDIYLDNNGFVNIHQKVTTILENKAYDARIFWDKIDGIWGYGVKELLTTPVAKTNNSQTYDEVDELFQSGDGNQQKDPLFKKPENFFKLVRNNLNRQDSKRIGFVVDYSDFIFNDVQLVEEDRNNLISLNKTLKENNFRVSQVNKIESTLILITKQLSQLPPRLYLNNPDIFTITLPKPSRDERHNFITTLKSQIQVSDIGDQHILENIVDTLEGWTLKEISQFIRFTNNNKIQTFEKTLNQYKHGDKESPWEDLNYQKLVNLKQELKSRVVGQDEAIGKVANVIYKAYTGLSGIAYSAKKTKPKGTLFFVGPTGVGKTELAKAIAKFVFNDEANLIRFDMSEYSQSNSDQKLIGAPPGYVGFEGGGQLTNAIKQKPFSVILFDEIEKADSSIFDKFLQILEDGRLTDNTGQTVSFTDSIIIFTSNLGSAQVSASSQPEQVAKQFLKFVENFFTNELGRPELLGRFGNNIIPFNFITNPEIKSKIIRQKLHPIQIAVYEKFGVQLHVDINSELIATILSEANEQRGGRDILNALETKFVDPLSLFIFENQAVLTPGTKLYSRVDKNTISFYF is encoded by the coding sequence ATGAGCACAAAAAATCAGTTTAGTCAGCTAGAAAATATTTTGGGAATTAAAAAAATTATTATTATTGAAGGGAATACAGATGATATTTACCTGGATAATAACGGTTTTGTTAACATACATCAAAAAGTCACAACAATACTAGAAAACAAAGCATATGATGCAAGAATTTTTTGAGATAAAATTGATGGCATTTGAGGATATGGAGTCAAGGAGCTATTAACTACTCCTGTTGCAAAAACCAATAACTCACAAACCTATGATGAAGTTGACGAGCTATTTCAAAGCGGCGATGGTAACCAACAAAAAGATCCGTTATTTAAAAAACCAGAAAATTTCTTTAAATTAGTTCGTAACAATTTAAATCGCCAAGACAGCAAAAGAATTGGCTTTGTAGTTGATTATTCTGATTTTATATTTAATGATGTTCAATTAGTTGAAGAAGATCGCAACAATCTGATTAGTTTAAATAAAACCTTAAAAGAAAATAATTTTCGAGTTTCACAGGTTAATAAAATTGAATCTACTCTAATTTTAATAACAAAACAACTTTCACAATTACCTCCAAGGTTGTATTTAAATAATCCTGATATTTTTACAATCACCTTACCTAAGCCAAGTCGAGATGAACGACACAACTTCATCACAACCTTAAAGAGTCAAATCCAAGTTAGTGATATTGGCGATCAACACATTTTAGAGAACATAGTTGATACTCTAGAAGGTTGAACATTGAAAGAAATTTCTCAGTTTATTAGATTCACAAATAATAACAAAATTCAAACTTTTGAAAAAACATTAAATCAATATAAACATGGTGATAAAGAATCTCCTTGAGAAGATTTAAATTATCAAAAACTTGTAAATCTAAAGCAAGAATTAAAATCTAGAGTTGTTGGACAAGATGAAGCAATTGGAAAAGTTGCTAATGTTATTTATAAGGCTTATACAGGCTTATCGGGAATTGCCTACTCTGCAAAAAAAACCAAACCAAAAGGGACATTATTTTTTGTTGGTCCAACAGGTGTAGGTAAAACAGAGCTTGCTAAAGCAATTGCAAAATTTGTATTTAATGATGAGGCGAATTTAATTCGTTTTGATATGTCAGAGTATTCGCAGTCAAATAGTGATCAAAAACTAATTGGAGCACCTCCAGGATATGTTGGTTTTGAGGGTGGAGGACAATTAACAAACGCCATCAAGCAGAAGCCGTTTTCAGTTATATTATTTGATGAAATCGAAAAAGCCGACTCATCTATTTTTGATAAATTTCTACAAATTTTAGAGGATGGTCGCTTAACAGATAATACTGGTCAAACTGTAAGTTTTACAGATTCTATAATAATTTTTACTTCGAACCTTGGTTCAGCCCAAGTTAGTGCATCAAGTCAACCAGAACAAGTTGCCAAACAATTTTTAAAATTTGTTGAAAATTTTTTTACCAATGAGTTAGGTCGACCAGAGCTTTTGGGTCGTTTTGGAAACAATATTATTCCGTTCAACTTTATTACAAATCCTGAAATTAAGAGCAAAATTATTCGTCAAAAACTACACCCAATTCAAATTGCTGTTTATGAAAAATTTGGAGTTCAATTGCATGTTGATATCAATTCAGAGT
- the truA gene encoding tRNA pseudouridine(38-40) synthase TruA: MVSFIKTQVDGKNYFVLQVSYNGTNYSGWVIQKNALTIQGCLNRAIKIVTKTNKFRTIGASKTDAGVHALDQRVWLELEFMPNLQGFVKGINKALPDDIQVMGIKQVKSDFYIRNTKSKLYKYQINNGFYNIEKENFMVFYDRCKLNLAKIKSLAKIFVGEHDFFLFSGLSQEESLKISTKRRIDKIFVKRNKQNQIIIFFQAKGFIRYQIRVIIQTILALYEGKITISRVKDALSGDGSKIPYKANPKGLTLVKITY; the protein is encoded by the coding sequence ATGGTATCCTTTATAAAAACCCAAGTCGATGGTAAGAATTATTTCGTTCTCCAAGTTTCTTATAATGGTACAAATTACTCGGGTTGAGTAATTCAAAAAAATGCATTAACAATTCAAGGCTGTCTGAATCGAGCAATTAAAATTGTTACAAAAACCAATAAATTTCGCACAATTGGTGCCAGTAAAACTGATGCGGGAGTCCACGCTCTCGACCAAAGGGTCTGATTAGAACTGGAATTTATGCCAAATTTACAAGGTTTTGTAAAAGGAATTAACAAGGCACTACCCGACGATATTCAAGTTATGGGAATAAAACAAGTAAAAAGTGATTTTTATATTCGTAACACAAAGTCAAAATTATATAAATATCAAATAAATAATGGATTTTATAACATTGAGAAAGAAAATTTTATGGTTTTTTATGACCGCTGCAAACTAAATTTAGCCAAAATTAAAAGCTTGGCTAAAATTTTTGTTGGTGAACATGATTTTTTCCTGTTTTCTGGGCTATCACAAGAAGAAAGTTTAAAAATCTCAACAAAGAGAAGAATAGATAAAATATTTGTAAAACGAAATAAACAAAATCAAATAATAATATTTTTTCAAGCTAAAGGATTTATCAGATATCAGATAAGAGTAATTATTCAAACTATTTTGGCTCTTTATGAGGGAAAAATCACAATTTCAAGAGTTAAAGATGCTCTAAGTGGTGATGGGAGCAAAATCCCCTATAAAGCAAACCCCAAAGGCTTAACCTTAGTAAAAATAACATATTAA
- a CDS encoding AAA domain-containing protein codes for MKNEILSEGKELFFDFFLLKNQHRENLAHLDSKIKNLNITNITKISELEGFFRNTVIKSIFLCLVDDKVKTVGIKQSKSGQKQVYNVLLRIEFANIYQQRFAKGTFLGIAADLDPNKPVINVKNVFVTKMTNQPQDFETSINNCRVQVLTNSSDISGEEILSRNLINSATIPQIKKLLSNFEIESAEWENYLNYLEDNLILQRGESLPYLGISTQNVLKVEASINKNLDQKFVLFKTASFIYYSISQKAFLDINKIKYELVLIASVDLIDSIRKNHFEQIKTLDDLFLISIAANKKTPSLIKTRSNIKNLFDFESLGENLTRLENKILLGSLVGVKLKNDFLDYWKINKETVLGELNKNINEIDDLNFVKDLCIKEVSYEINDYDLALIKENDLINGLKNGYLAYLGIGDETLINRSRNIINRIRSGNVKNPYLANYLFNTKSVIVNSQENDINIEDIKFHYKLNGKQKSAVIKALNSKDIFLIQGPPGTGKTQVIAEIAYQLASQKKKILISSQNHEAINNVINRLPSKPDLFKLRLSNISFLENRQNNNFSIEKLLLNYYKSIGKVVNDNLFQNGADLDQALKELSNIDKLIGEFHGVKKRSEEVLKITSEINEIKDKIEAINLQNANNNIMREDLEDQLFYIDNIIEAIKNKFYDGIIPNFAAFEKIYNLILKEHLDLLFSRFEKELSKNLFDNMKFIYNFLVFQNQDYKNFLILKEKLHFYQKNGDFTKVVETEQKLNEVNSKISQDKYINNLNILFEKFSRYLLKEKEKLQEVSKAPIFQGDIDSLRINLNQLELERKKIKASVSEVLGQMQILTENFNQNYGEDLDLLSEDAELVLQNKFEEIGKKITVFNLKKTKLKGLYEKTLDFLKNNYEIEFNKHDVSKKMNIQLLSETRKHILNIIDNLTNIYAMTLNSPAKFHFEKNQEAIKVGIESLDLINLDIDTVIIDEASKATLLEIMMPLVFGKNLILVGDYRQLPPLIKITKEEVDRINLNFNKKYDFDSLFNLLDKSIFKKLISDANSSVRETLQIQYRSNEQIMNIVNNFYDDYLRIEPKTSLDKFHNINIDSDLGNNIINPDNSVYWIESSYNLNGEINFEKSESYSKSLFNDLEIDTTIFMIKKINQIISEKHKNFFQKPTLAIISMYALHAQKLRKKYQKIANTIQDINVVISTVDDFQGKEADYVIVNLVRNPEKISKHGQKFIKQFERINVAFSRAQKLLIIIGATRTTNGTVVPIPSIENPLRVKNKAVYDDILAYITFNNGYKTIQEIYE; via the coding sequence ATGAAAAATGAAATTTTAAGCGAAGGCAAGGAATTATTTTTTGATTTTTTCCTTCTAAAAAATCAGCATCGAGAAAATTTGGCTCACCTAGATAGTAAAATAAAAAACCTTAATATTACAAATATTACAAAAATTTCAGAACTAGAAGGTTTTTTTAGAAATACAGTTATTAAAAGCATTTTTTTGTGTCTAGTTGACGACAAGGTTAAAACTGTTGGAATTAAACAGTCAAAAAGCGGTCAAAAACAAGTTTATAATGTGCTACTAAGAATCGAATTTGCAAATATCTATCAGCAGCGCTTTGCAAAAGGAACCTTCTTGGGTATTGCCGCAGATTTAGATCCAAATAAGCCAGTAATTAATGTTAAAAACGTTTTTGTAACTAAAATGACCAACCAACCTCAAGACTTTGAAACTTCAATTAATAATTGTCGAGTTCAAGTTTTAACAAATTCAAGTGATATTTCTGGAGAAGAAATTTTATCAAGAAATTTAATTAACTCAGCTACAATTCCTCAAATTAAGAAACTTTTAAGCAACTTTGAAATTGAGTCTGCAGAATGAGAAAATTATTTAAATTATTTGGAAGATAACCTAATTTTGCAAAGAGGCGAGTCGCTACCTTATTTAGGAATTTCGACCCAAAATGTTTTAAAGGTTGAAGCCAGTATTAATAAAAATCTCGATCAAAAATTTGTTTTATTTAAAACTGCAAGTTTTATTTACTATAGCATTAGCCAAAAAGCATTCTTGGATATTAATAAAATAAAATATGAGTTAGTTCTAATTGCTTCAGTAGATCTTATAGATTCAATTAGAAAAAATCATTTTGAACAAATTAAGACATTAGACGACTTATTTTTAATTTCAATTGCAGCGAACAAGAAAACCCCCTCATTAATTAAAACCCGTAGTAATATAAAAAATTTATTCGATTTTGAGAGTCTTGGAGAAAATTTAACAAGATTAGAAAATAAAATTTTATTAGGATCTCTTGTCGGAGTCAAGTTAAAAAATGATTTCTTAGACTACTGAAAAATAAACAAAGAAACAGTTTTGGGAGAACTCAATAAAAATATAAATGAAATTGATGATTTAAATTTTGTAAAAGATTTGTGCATTAAAGAAGTAAGTTATGAAATAAATGATTATGATTTAGCATTAATAAAAGAAAACGATCTTATTAATGGCTTAAAAAATGGTTATTTAGCTTATTTAGGTATCGGAGATGAAACTTTAATAAATAGAAGCCGCAATATTATTAATAGAATTCGTTCTGGGAACGTAAAAAATCCGTATTTGGCAAATTATTTATTTAATACAAAATCTGTAATTGTTAATTCCCAAGAAAATGATATTAATATTGAAGATATAAAATTTCATTACAAATTGAATGGAAAGCAGAAATCCGCTGTTATTAAGGCTTTAAATTCTAAAGATATTTTCTTGATTCAGGGACCTCCAGGAACTGGTAAAACTCAGGTTATTGCCGAAATCGCTTATCAACTAGCTAGTCAAAAAAAGAAAATATTAATTTCTTCTCAAAATCACGAAGCAATAAATAATGTTATTAATCGGTTGCCAAGCAAACCAGATTTATTCAAGTTACGACTAAGTAATATTTCATTTCTTGAAAATCGTCAAAATAATAATTTTTCCATTGAAAAATTGTTATTAAATTACTACAAAAGTATTGGTAAAGTTGTTAATGATAACCTTTTTCAGAATGGAGCAGATTTAGATCAAGCACTCAAAGAACTTTCAAATATTGATAAGTTGATTGGTGAGTTTCACGGTGTTAAAAAACGTAGCGAAGAGGTCTTGAAAATAACTAGTGAAATAAATGAAATAAAAGATAAAATTGAAGCAATCAATTTGCAAAATGCTAACAATAATATTATGCGCGAAGATTTAGAAGATCAACTTTTCTATATTGACAATATAATCGAAGCAATAAAAAATAAATTTTATGATGGAATAATTCCAAATTTTGCCGCCTTTGAAAAAATCTACAATCTTATACTTAAAGAACACTTAGATTTGTTGTTTTCCCGATTTGAAAAAGAATTATCAAAAAATCTTTTTGATAATATGAAATTTATTTACAATTTTTTAGTATTCCAAAATCAAGATTATAAAAATTTTCTAATACTAAAAGAAAAGTTGCATTTTTATCAAAAAAATGGTGATTTTACAAAAGTTGTTGAAACAGAACAAAAACTCAATGAGGTTAATTCAAAAATTTCACAAGATAAATATATAAATAACTTAAACATTTTATTTGAAAAATTTAGTAGATATTTACTAAAGGAAAAAGAAAAACTCCAAGAAGTTAGCAAAGCCCCAATTTTTCAAGGTGACATAGATAGTCTAAGAATAAATTTAAATCAACTGGAGTTAGAGCGCAAAAAAATAAAAGCATCTGTTTCTGAGGTTTTAGGTCAAATGCAGATACTAACAGAAAACTTCAACCAAAATTATGGTGAGGACTTAGATTTACTAAGTGAAGATGCAGAATTGGTATTACAAAATAAATTTGAGGAAATAGGTAAAAAAATAACAGTATTTAACTTAAAGAAAACCAAATTAAAAGGGTTGTATGAAAAAACTCTTGACTTTCTAAAAAATAATTATGAGATTGAATTTAATAAGCATGATGTATCTAAAAAAATGAATATTCAGTTACTTTCAGAAACAAGGAAACACATTTTAAATATAATTGATAACTTGACGAATATTTATGCCATGACTTTAAATTCTCCGGCTAAATTTCATTTTGAAAAAAATCAAGAGGCAATTAAAGTGGGAATTGAGTCTTTAGATCTAATAAACCTTGATATAGATACGGTAATTATTGATGAGGCTAGTAAAGCGACTTTATTAGAAATTATGATGCCTTTAGTTTTTGGAAAAAATTTAATTCTTGTTGGGGATTATCGACAACTACCCCCATTAATTAAAATTACAAAAGAAGAAGTAGATCGAATAAATTTAAACTTTAATAAAAAGTATGATTTTGACAGCTTATTCAATCTTTTGGATAAATCAATCTTTAAAAAATTAATTAGTGACGCTAATAGTAGTGTAAGAGAAACTTTACAAATTCAATATCGAAGCAATGAACAAATAATGAATATTGTCAATAATTTCTATGATGACTATTTAAGAATTGAGCCCAAAACAAGTTTAGATAAATTTCACAATATAAATATAGATTCCGATTTAGGAAACAATATTATAAATCCTGATAATTCAGTTTACTGAATTGAATCCTCTTATAATTTAAATGGTGAAATCAATTTTGAAAAATCAGAAAGTTATTCGAAGAGTTTGTTTAATGATTTAGAAATTGATACAACTATTTTTATGATTAAAAAAATTAATCAAATAATATCTGAGAAACATAAGAACTTTTTTCAAAAACCAACATTAGCAATAATAAGTATGTACGCATTACATGCGCAAAAGTTAAGAAAAAAATATCAAAAAATAGCAAACACAATTCAAGATATTAATGTGGTAATAAGTACGGTCGATGATTTTCAAGGAAAAGAAGCAGATTATGTAATAGTTAATCTAGTAAGAAATCCCGAAAAAATATCAAAACACGGACAAAAATTTATAAAACAATTTGAAAGAATAAATGTAGCATTTTCTAGAGCCCAAAAACTCTTAATAATTATTGGAGCAACTAGAACAACAAACGGAACTGTTGTGCCCATCCCGAGTATTGAAAATCCTTTAAGGGTTAAAAACAAAGCCGTTTATGATGATATTTTGGCCTACATTACATTTAATAATGGCTATAAAACAATTCAAGAAATTTACGAATAA
- the rplQ gene encoding 50S ribosomal protein L17 → MSYIQKRGKNTAWRVALMRNLTTELIISERLEITETRAKELRSHFDKMVTLGKRQDLHARRQAAAWLRDIDASEKETALQKLFNDLAKRFKTRNGGYTRILKLDNRRGDNAPMVIIELV, encoded by the coding sequence ATGTCATATATTCAAAAACGTGGTAAAAACACAGCGTGAAGAGTTGCTTTAATGAGAAACTTGACAACAGAATTAATAATTTCAGAACGTCTAGAAATTACTGAGACTCGCGCAAAAGAATTAAGAAGTCATTTTGATAAAATGGTTACTTTAGGAAAACGTCAAGATCTGCATGCTCGCCGTCAAGCTGCCGCTTGACTAAGAGACATTGATGCAAGCGAAAAAGAAACTGCATTACAAAAACTTTTCAATGATTTAGCAAAACGCTTTAAAACAAGAAACGGTGGATACACTCGTATTTTAAAACTTGATAACCGCCGTGGTGATAATGCCCCAATGGTTATTATTGAGTTAGTTTAA